A region of Gemmatimonadaceae bacterium DNA encodes the following proteins:
- a CDS encoding Nif3-like dinuclear metal center hexameric protein, with the protein MPAVPLHDLVAALDTELRTFDVPDYPGAVNGLQLANQGTVERVAVAVDASRAAITEAALCGASLLIVHHGLFWSGAQPITGISYEKYHTLLASNVAVYGSHLPLDLHPQLGNNARLAQALHLTPSGGFARFKTIDIGVMGEAHEPTADLVARVSAFAARYGGTVRTSIPAHGRTTQRWAICTGGGASSDTLREARERGIDTLIVGEGPHHTTVEAIEHDLCVVYAGHYATETLGVQALGEWLEQRFGLPWTFLHLPTGS; encoded by the coding sequence ATGCCCGCTGTTCCCCTCCACGATCTCGTCGCGGCGCTCGACACCGAGCTGCGCACGTTCGACGTCCCCGATTATCCGGGGGCGGTGAATGGTTTGCAGCTCGCGAATCAGGGCACGGTCGAGCGGGTGGCGGTCGCCGTGGATGCGTCGCGCGCGGCGATCACCGAGGCGGCACTGTGCGGCGCGTCGCTGCTCATCGTGCATCACGGGCTGTTCTGGAGCGGCGCGCAGCCCATCACCGGCATCAGCTACGAGAAATACCACACGCTCCTGGCGAGCAATGTGGCGGTCTACGGCTCGCATCTGCCGCTCGACCTGCATCCGCAGCTGGGGAATAACGCCCGACTCGCGCAGGCGCTGCACCTCACGCCAAGCGGGGGCTTCGCGCGCTTCAAGACCATCGACATCGGCGTGATGGGCGAGGCGCACGAGCCCACGGCCGATCTCGTGGCGCGCGTGAGCGCCTTTGCCGCGCGCTACGGCGGCACCGTGCGCACCTCCATCCCCGCGCACGGCCGGACCACGCAACGCTGGGCGATCTGCACCGGCGGCGGCGCCTCCTCCGACACGCTGCGCGAAGCGCGCGAACGCGGCATCGACACGCTCATCGTGGGGGAAGGGCCACATCACACCACGGTCGAAGCGATCGAGCACGACCTCTGCGTGGTCTATGCCGGCCATTACGCCACCGAAACCTTGGGCGTGCAGGCGCTCGGCGAATGGCTGGAGCAGCGCTTCGGGTTGCCGTGGACGTTCCTGCACCTGCCCACCGGCTCGTAA